Genomic DNA from Niabella ginsenosidivorans:
TTGCTGATAAATGCGCAATGCATTCAATAATAGCGATGCGGAATCTTTTGTCTGAAAAACAGTGTGGGAAAAGGTCTCAGCGGTTGCAAAGGCTTCCGGCTGACTGATCTCAAACCGGTATGCAGGTTGTGTTACGGACCGCTCGGGGTTGGTAAAATAGTCAAGCGCGCGGTAAGCCAGCAGGTCATAAAGAGTAGAGCGCAGGTAACGCATGTTTCCTTTGATGATCAGCGCATCGTAGGCTTCTAATTTTGTATGCTGCAGCAATGGCGCATCCTGTAAGGACGCCAGGTATAAGCGGCTGATCTGCCGGTTAAAATCATCAATCGTCCAGGTGGCAGGATCAGTTTTTTCAAATTGTGTTGTGTTGGTACGGTTGTACAGCTGGTACCGGTGCCGGTTAAAATATTGCTGGTACACACCGGCCAGGTAGCTTTTCAGCAGGGAAGCAGCAGGTTCTCTTGTGGCAGCTGTTTCTTTTTCCAGCTCACTAATGCTGCGGAGCCCGTTATCTTCCCGGTTCTCCTGCTGCAACTGGTTCATATATATGAGCGCTTTTACTATTTGTGCATCCTGTTGATCGGTCTTTGCTTTTGTGTATATTTTTTTTACGATTTCAAGAGCAGATTTAGGCAGCCCTTTATTTACATTATCTGTTACTGTTTCCCAATCGGACTCATAATTCTTTACGGATTGAGCAGAGCTTTTCATAAATAAAAAAAGAAGCGTTATTAAAAACAGGACATTGGTTTTCAGGATCTTCATAAATGCTGGTTTATTGATAGATGCAGATACAGGTAAAATTACATAAAACGGCAACTAAATGCGGGTTTGGCCGGATAGTTTGTAGTGGAGGTAGCTAGTAGTAAGTAGCGAGCAGGGAGTGGGGAGTAGTAAGTGGGGCGCTGATAACTGATAGCTGAGAAACCGGAGGTGGTTCATGGTTTATCCTGGCAAGTGGTGAGTGGGGAGTAGTAAGCGGGGCGCTGAAACTAAGAACTAAAAACTGATAACAAAGCTAAAAGTGAAATAAAGAATGGTGAACGGACAAGAATAATGACAGAGAACATTGAAGGCTGACAATTACATCTTTCATCTCACGTCTCAAATCTCAATTCTCAATTCCTCATGCCGTGAAAAACAGAAATCAGTTACATTTGCCACTTATGAGGAGGACGTTAGAAGATACATACCGGCACAAAGGCTTGAGAAAAAAACTGGTTGAGGTTATAAAAGAAAAAGGGATAACGGATGAAGCAGTGCTTGAAACGATGAATGCTATTCCCCGTCATTTCTTTCTGGATTCTGCATTTGACGATGTGGCTTATGAAGACCGGGCCTTTCCCATAGGTGAGGGGCAAACTATTTCCCAGCCTTATACGGTAGCTTATCAAACACAATTGCTGGAGGTCCGGCCCGGGCAGAAAGTGCTGGAAATAGGCACAGGAAGCGCTTACCAGGCTGTGGTGCTGGCAAAGATGGGCGTTAAAGTGTTTACGATTGAGCGCCAGAAAAACCTGTTTGAGGAAAATAAAAAATTTGCTTACCTGAAACAGTTCCCGTTCATCAAATTTTTTTATGGCGATGGGTACCAGGGGCTGCCTACTTATGCCCCGTTTGACAGGGTGCTGATCACGGCCGCAGCCCCGGAAGTGCCTCAAAAGCTGCTTGATCAGCTGAAACCCGGAGGAATGATGGTCATTCCTGTGGGAACGGGGAGTATACAGCAAATGAAGCGGATCTGGAAACAGGCAGACGGAACCATAAAAGAAGAAGTATTTGATCATTTTTCTTTTGTTCCGATGCTGACAGGAAAAAATTAAATCATACAACGTGCGTGAACACCTTGCCGGAGGTTTAATAAAGATTTTTTTTACGGGAATGCTGGTCAGCTTTCTCGGATCATTACCATTGGGAACGTTGAATGTGGCTGCCATGCAGATCGCCATCAGCCAGTCTGTAAAAAATGCCCTGCTGTTTTCCCTGGGGTCCTTAACCGCGGAAATGATCTATGTGCGCCTGTCGCTGGTGGCCATGGACTGGGTGCGCAAACAGGAAAAGATCTTTCGTTTGCTGGAATGGCTGACCTTGCTGATCATTGTGGCGCTTGCGGTTTCCAGCCTGTACGCAGCTATGCATCCTTCGGAGGGCAAAAACGTGATCCTGAATAATAATCTGCCTTCTTATTTGCTGGGGCTGACCATGAGCGCCGTAAATCCTGTGCAGATCCCGTTCTGGTTTGGATGGAGCACGGTATTATTTACCAGAAATGTACTGAAGCCCAAACCTTCCTATTATAATTTTTATATTGTAGGCATCGGGCTGGGCACTTTGCTGGGGAACTGCGTGTTTATTTTTGGTGGCCGGCTGATCGCCAGCAAGATCCAGAACAACCAGTCGCTGATGAATTATATCATTGGCGGGGTCTTTGTTATAACCGCCTTTATACAGGCCTGGCGGATGTTTGTAAAAAAGAAAGACATCAGCTCTAAATTGCACGAAACGGAGCGGTGAGGCAGTAAATAGTATTTTTGCTGATCCTGATTACCTCCCAAATGGATATCCCTCAAATGATCCTGTAATAAGTTCATTGGCGTTTGTATGCTTCCAGTTCTTTTTGCATTCGTTCTTTCCAGCCTTTGCCATTCCTTTTGTTAAGATAGGCTTTGGTTAATTGTTTATAATATGCGTTGTATTTTTCAGAAGAATTGTCGATCGTGCAATAGAAGGCGGTATGGATCCCATATCTTTCCATAATACTGTCTCTTTTAAGATCAATAGAATCGTATAAAGGAAGTCCATCTGAAATAAAGGTAACGGCATCTCTTTTTATATCATTTTCAGCCCGCTTTTCTGTTGCCCGGATCAGCTCTCCGTACTGCTGGTTTATTTTATACAGGACAATTAATCCATAAATAATGAAAAATAAAATAGCGGCCGATTGCAGTATGCAGACTGCTTTTAGGAAGGTTTTAGTAAAAACGCCTTTCCGGGATATGGCAAAGGCCAGGGTGAGTGCCAATAACAATAATGCCAGGTATAGAAGGAGCAGGGGCTTCCATTCTGCCTGTTTGATTAGTGCTGTTATTTTAAAGGTTTGGGGATAGTTAAAGGCATAATAACTGGAAATGATAATCGCCCACATTAGCAGCATTGTTAATAAACTCAGCCGTCCCCATCTTTTCATATAGGTATAGACGGGGAGAGAACGATTTTACATAGAAAAAAGAATAACTTATTTTTAGAACCGAATTTAATATAGGGACTATTTTATACGCTTTTTATCCGGATTTTGCCGATACATAAATACGCTGTAAATAACTATTGTTGTATCAAAGATTTCATATGCTACAGTATAAGGAAAACGATTCACTTTGCCTTGACGAACGGGTTTATCATAATAAGAATAGGTCTGAGGATTGCGATATAATGTATCATAAAATTGATCCAGCTCCGCTAAAAATTCAGCACCTAAGCCGCTCTTCTGCTCTTGATACCAGTCATAGGCTTCTATAATTTCCATTGCAGCCAGCGGTCGGATCTCAATTTTATACTGCATGTCGCTGTGACTTATTTAGCGCCATTGCCTTTACCTCTTCAGGAGTAAAAGATACACCTTCCCCTTGTAAATATTTGGTTCGTTCTGCCTGTATTAACGCTTTTCGTTGGGCATCAGTATCAATCTCCTGTTCTAACAGCGTGTAAATCGCTTCCGCCTTTTTATCTTCTATTGTATCAATAAACTGATGTAGTTTTTGACGTATTATTGCTGTCTGCATAAATAATCTTATTTTCTACAAATTTAATTCTTAAAATTGAGAGTACTCTAAGTTTAACAAACCGCTATTTGCGCTCATTACAAGCTGTTTTCGGTACTCCTTTATTCTTATTCTGATAATCGCTGATTTTACCCCTTGCCGGTTCCATGTTACTGTAAATGATCATATACTGATAAGCAGGGTCTTTTAGTGGGCCTGAGTATTACAGACCAGACACTAAAGCGATCAACCGGAAGGCCTTACATCGTTTCCGTCCATGCATCCCGGTCGTCCGGACTGAATTTCCAAGGGGCAAAGTTATTTTCCACATTGCTGAACAGCGTGTTCCATTCCTGCGGGGCATTGCTTTCTTCCATTACCAGGTAGCGGCGCAATTGCAGGATAATGTCCAGCGGGTTAATACTTACGGGGCATTCCTGCACACAGGCATTGCAGGTGGTGCAGGCACGTAATTCTTCAACGGAAATATAATCATGCAGCAGGCTTTTGCCATCGTCTTTCCATTCTTTATGAGCATCAATATTTTTACCAACTTCGGCAATACGGTCGCGGGTATCCATCATGATCTTACGGGGCGATAGCCGTTTGCCGGTAATATTGGCAGGGCAGGCAGCACTGCAACGCCCGCATTCGGTGCAGCTGTAAGCATCCAGTAAATTTTTCCAGCTCAGGTCCATCACGTCCTTTGCTCCAAATTTTGCAGGTGGCGCTGCTTCTGCGGGTGCCAGTTCCGGCTGCATGGCATACAGCACTTCATTCTGCACAGACGGCATGTTCTCCATTTCCCCCATGGGAATCAGTCTTGCGTACCAGGCATTGGGAAAAGCAAGCAGGATGTGCAGGTGCTTGGAGTAAGGAAGGTAATTTAGAAATGCCAGGATGCCGATGATGTGCAGCCACCAGCAGGCCCGCTCGGTCATTTCAAGCGACGCGTCGGAAAGCCCGTTCAGGAGTGGCTGTAAGTGTCCGGATATGATAAAACCACCGGTCGGGTGCGCCGCATAATGTGCTGCACCTCTTGCCTGTAACAGGGTATCGCAGGTATTCATCGTAAGGAAAAGCGCCATTAGGGCGATTTCCGTCATCAGGATATAATTGGCATCGCTCCGGGGCCAGCCGTCGAGATCCTTGCTGATAAACCGCCGGATCTTTAAAAGATTCCGCCGGATCAGGAAAATGGCGCAGAATAGCAGTACCAGAAGGGCCAGCACTTCAAAGGCGTTGATCAGGAAGGTATAAAAACCACCAAGAGCTCCTGCAAATAAGCGGTGCGTTCCCAAAATGCCGTCCAGTATGATCTCCAGAACTTCAATATTAATGATGATGAACCCGGCATAAACAAAAAAGTGCAGAACACCGACCAACGGGTTCCGGAACATTTTTTTTTGACCAAATGCCAGCAATAGCACATTCTTCCATCTTTGAGCGGTATGGTCATTAATAACCTCCTCGCGACCCAGGTTAATATTACGGCGGATCTGCCTTATTCTTTTTGAAAATAATACAACGGCTATAATCAATAGCGCTACAAATAAAATTTGTTGAGCAATTTGCATGAGCATTCAGTTACAAAGTGCTAATTTACGGCTTCCTTTATAAGTAAATTCATTTAAGAGCATATAAATAGAGTACAAGTGAAAAAATACATATTAAACGCGGAAACGGTTGAGAAAAAAATGCAGCGGCTGGCACTGGAGCTGATCGAAAATAACCTGGACGAGCAAGAGCTCATCCTGGTAGGTATCGAAGAAAACGGCCTGGTGCTGGCGAAAAACATCCGGCAGTTAATGAAGCAGAGTGCAGCTATTCAAACGGAGCTGATTACCTTAAAGCTGAATAAAAAAAAACCGGAAGCCGTTACGCTTAGTAAAGAAATGGATTTTACGGATAAAGTCATTGTGCTGATCGATGATGTAACCAACAGCGGCAAAACATTACTGTATGCTTTAAAACCTTTCCTGAACGCGCATCCCCGGAAAATACAAACACTGGTATTGGTAGAACGGACACATACCTTATACCCGATCACGGCAGACTATAAAGGCATTTCACTGGCTACCACGCTCCAGGATCATATTTATGTGGAAATAGATGGCGATAAAGTGACAGGGGCCTATCTGAAGTAGATTAATAGTTCATAGCCGATGCTCAATACTGATAACTGACGACTGAAAATAGATAATTCAATACTCGTCGCTGCGTGAGGCTGGGAAACAGCGAGTAGCAAGTAGCGAATGGGATAGTGATTGCTGCCTGCGGATCCCAACTCTCATTTCTATGAGAACACCTTTGCCAGGAATTTTTTCATTTCTTCCCAGGAAGCTTTATCGGCCGCCTCATCATATCTGATGTCTATTTTATATTTTTCGCCAATAGCCGTCGCTGCAGGGTTGGTAAAGGCATGCTTTGCATTCGGATAACCGATAAACTGCATATTGGCATTAGCCGCTTCCATTTCCTTCTTAAAATCATTGACCACGCCAACAGGCACAAAGGAATCTGCATCGCCGTTTAATACCAAAATAGAAGGATGAATGCCGCCTTTACGGGCAGTGATTCCATAATTTTCCAGCCCGCCATGAAAGCTTACCACACCCTTCAGGTCCTCTCCAAGCCGCGCCATATTCAGGGCCATAGTGCCTCCAAAACAATAACCGATTACTGCTATTTTAGAAGTATCAGCCTCCTGGTAAGACTTGGCAATAGCCAGGGCATTATCAAAACGCTCCTGTGCCAGCTGCGGATTTTTATAGTATTTCATGGCTTCAGCGCCCGCCTCTTTAGGGTTTTCAATTACTTTGCCATTCCCATACATATCCACTACCATTGCAAAATAACCCAATTCTGCAATCTGCTTTGCACGGCTCTTAATGTAATCGGTAACGCCCCACCATTCAGGTATGATCAGCACAACAGGTTTTTTACCGGGATTGGCGCTGTCAAAGGCCATTACGCTCTTGAATGTTTTAATGCCGTCTTCATATTCCACGGGTTCCGTTTTAACGTGGGGAAGCTCCCTTATTACAGCTGTGCCTGCTGTATCAGAAGAGTCCGTATTGGGAGTGGTTGCAGGTGTTTTATCCTTTCCCCCGTTACAGGCAAATAAAAGCAGGAGTGTAAAAAAGAAAAACAGGGATGCTGTTCGTTTTAATACCATAGTTGAAGGTTTATTTGAATATACGAAATAAATTTTAATAAAGGTAAGGGCTGCAAATTTATTGATAAAGCAACAATTTTCCTTTAATAAAATTGTATCTTGCTTTTAAATTCAGTGTTTGTAAAAAACAGTTGGGTGATAAGTTACAGTATGAAGAAGATCATTGTTGCGATAGATGGCTGGTCCAGTTGCGGGAAAAGCACTTTGGCTAGACAAATGGCCAAAGCGCTGGGATATATTTACATAGATAGCGGAGCCATGTACCGTGCCATTACTTTGTACTTTTTAAGAAACCATATTAACTGGGAAAACAGTAAGGAAGTAGAAAAGGCGCTAAAGAATATTGAGCTGGATTTCAGGCCAAACGATCAGACCGCTCAAAATGAAATTTACCTGAATGATGAAAACGTAGAATACCTGATCCGTGATCTGGTGGTGGCCGAAAAGGTGAGTGATGTAGCGGCTATACAGGAGGTGCGTGCGTTTGCAGTGGCGCAGCAGCAAAAGCTGGGTAAGAAGAAAGGCATTATCATGGATGGGCGGGATATTGGCACTGTTGTTTTTCCAAAGGCGGAACTGAAATTATTTATGACTGCGGATAATGTGGTACGGATCGAACGCAGATTTAAGGAGTTGGTTGAGAAAAACCCGAATATTACGATCAAGGAAGTCGCCGAAAATATCCAGATGCGCGATTACATTGACTCTAACCGTGCCATCAGCCCCCTGCGCCAGGCTAAAGACGCTATAGTGCTGGACAATACGAACCTGACGCCTGAAGAACAATTAAAGAAATCGCTGAAGCTGGTAAAAGAAAAAACGGGGTAGCAGTACAGTAGCAAGGTGCTGAACGCGGAGAAGACGACCGCACATCTGCTATGTTTTAAAATCAGTTGCTATGCATACACGTCGTAAATTTATCCGGGAAATGAGCTTATCGGCTTTAGGGCTTTATACGGTTAACAATTGGCCGGCAACTGCTTCACCTTTTTCAGTTGTGAATAATGAAGGGCCTGTTCTTAAAGTAGCGTTGATGGGGCTGGGAGGATATGCCACAAGGGTTGCTGAAGCAATGCAGCAATGCAAACGGGCAAAGATCACCGGTTTGGTAAGCGGTACCCCGGAAAAATTAAAGAGCTGGGGAGAAAAATACGCAGTTCCTGAAAAGAATCGCTATAACTATGAGAATGCTGACGCCATAAAAAATAATCCGGATATTGATGCTGTATATGTAATAACACCGAACGCCCTGCATCACGACCTGGTGATCCGGATGGCCGGTGCCGGTAAACATGTCATTTGCGAAAAACCCATGGGCCTGAACGCCCGGGAAGGGAAGGAAATGGTTGCCGCCTGTAAAAAGGCAGGTAAAAAGCTGCTGGTTGGCTACCGGATGCATTTTGAGCCGGCAACACTGGAAGTCATACGGATGCGGAATGCGGGGGAGTTCGGCACCCTGCGTTTTTTTCAGGGATTATGCGGTTTCAGGATCGGTGATCCTACGCAATGGAGGCTCAACAAGGCACTGGCAGGAGGCGGGGCTTTGATGGATATTGGCATCTATGCGCTGAACGGCGCCCGGTATATGGTAGGCGAAGAACCGGTTTGGGTTACGGCCCAGGAAACAAAAACAGATCCCGTAAAATTTAAAGAGGGCGTTGATGAAACCATTACGTTCCAACTGGGTTTCCCCGGTGGCATCATGGCTTCCTGCCTGTCTACCTACAATATGAACAATCTTGACCGTTTTTTCCTGGATGGGGATAATGGTTTTGCAGAGCTGCAGCCGGCCGCAGGGTACGGCCCTGTTAAAGGACGTACCCATAAAGGGCCTTTGCAGGTGCAAGCAACGCTGCCCCAGCAAACCATTCAAATGGATGCAATGGCGGCTATCCTGCTCGATGGCACTGATCCGGTAGTTCCGGTGGATGGAGAAGAGGCCGTCAGGGACCTGGTCATTATTGATGCTATTTACCAGGCAGCAAAGACCGGCGAAAAGATAAAGCTGGGTTGATGATTGTGTCTTGCAGCAGGTATGCAACAGGAGCACCTGCAGCTATTCTTTGCCTTGTTCCAGATCAAATATCCCCGCTCAATGTTCGGTTCTCAATTCTGAAAACTCAAAATTGCTGCTCTTATTTCCCTGCTCCATATTATTTTTATACAAAATTTTAACCGATGCCTATACGAATGACAGATGATCCCAACAGCGGGAATGATGATTTTAATGATGACCAGGGTGGTGGAAGCGGGCCCGGCGGAGGCGGGGGCGGTGGTCTTTTAGGCCTTTTACCCTTGTTGCTTGGCCTTTTCAGGGGCAAGGGCATCATTGTATTGATCGTTATTGCCGCCGCTGCTTATTTTCTGGGAGGCCGTGGAG
This window encodes:
- a CDS encoding LysE family translocator, which encodes MREHLAGGLIKIFFTGMLVSFLGSLPLGTLNVAAMQIAISQSVKNALLFSLGSLTAEMIYVRLSLVAMDWVRKQEKIFRLLEWLTLLIIVALAVSSLYAAMHPSEGKNVILNNNLPSYLLGLTMSAVNPVQIPFWFGWSTVLFTRNVLKPKPSYYNFYIVGIGLGTLLGNCVFIFGGRLIASKIQNNQSLMNYIIGGVFVITAFIQAWRMFVKKKDISSKLHETER
- a CDS encoding FEKKY domain-containing protein → MWAIIISSYYAFNYPQTFKITALIKQAEWKPLLLLYLALLLLALTLAFAISRKGVFTKTFLKAVCILQSAAILFFIIYGLIVLYKINQQYGELIRATEKRAENDIKRDAVTFISDGLPLYDSIDLKRDSIMERYGIHTAFYCTIDNSSEKYNAYYKQLTKAYLNKRNGKGWKERMQKELEAYKRQ
- the cmk gene encoding (d)CMP kinase — protein: MKKIIVAIDGWSSCGKSTLARQMAKALGYIYIDSGAMYRAITLYFLRNHINWENSKEVEKALKNIELDFRPNDQTAQNEIYLNDENVEYLIRDLVVAEKVSDVAAIQEVRAFAVAQQQKLGKKKGIIMDGRDIGTVVFPKAELKLFMTADNVVRIERRFKELVEKNPNITIKEVAENIQMRDYIDSNRAISPLRQAKDAIVLDNTNLTPEEQLKKSLKLVKEKTG
- a CDS encoding protein-L-isoaspartate(D-aspartate) O-methyltransferase, which gives rise to MRRTLEDTYRHKGLRKKLVEVIKEKGITDEAVLETMNAIPRHFFLDSAFDDVAYEDRAFPIGEGQTISQPYTVAYQTQLLEVRPGQKVLEIGTGSAYQAVVLAKMGVKVFTIERQKNLFEENKKFAYLKQFPFIKFFYGDGYQGLPTYAPFDRVLITAAAPEVPQKLLDQLKPGGMMVIPVGTGSIQQMKRIWKQADGTIKEEVFDHFSFVPMLTGKN
- a CDS encoding dienelactone hydrolase family protein → MVLKRTASLFFFFTLLLLFACNGGKDKTPATTPNTDSSDTAGTAVIRELPHVKTEPVEYEDGIKTFKSVMAFDSANPGKKPVVLIIPEWWGVTDYIKSRAKQIAELGYFAMVVDMYGNGKVIENPKEAGAEAMKYYKNPQLAQERFDNALAIAKSYQEADTSKIAVIGYCFGGTMALNMARLGEDLKGVVSFHGGLENYGITARKGGIHPSILVLNGDADSFVPVGVVNDFKKEMEAANANMQFIGYPNAKHAFTNPAATAIGEKYKIDIRYDEAADKASWEEMKKFLAKVFS
- a CDS encoding (Fe-S)-binding protein codes for the protein MQIAQQILFVALLIIAVVLFSKRIRQIRRNINLGREEVINDHTAQRWKNVLLLAFGQKKMFRNPLVGVLHFFVYAGFIIINIEVLEIILDGILGTHRLFAGALGGFYTFLINAFEVLALLVLLFCAIFLIRRNLLKIRRFISKDLDGWPRSDANYILMTEIALMALFLTMNTCDTLLQARGAAHYAAHPTGGFIISGHLQPLLNGLSDASLEMTERACWWLHIIGILAFLNYLPYSKHLHILLAFPNAWYARLIPMGEMENMPSVQNEVLYAMQPELAPAEAAPPAKFGAKDVMDLSWKNLLDAYSCTECGRCSAACPANITGKRLSPRKIMMDTRDRIAEVGKNIDAHKEWKDDGKSLLHDYISVEELRACTTCNACVQECPVSINPLDIILQLRRYLVMEESNAPQEWNTLFSNVENNFAPWKFSPDDRDAWTETM
- a CDS encoding phosphoribosyltransferase family protein, whose translation is MKKYILNAETVEKKMQRLALELIENNLDEQELILVGIEENGLVLAKNIRQLMKQSAAIQTELITLKLNKKKPEAVTLSKEMDFTDKVIVLIDDVTNSGKTLLYALKPFLNAHPRKIQTLVLVERTHTLYPITADYKGISLATTLQDHIYVEIDGDKVTGAYLK
- a CDS encoding type II toxin-antitoxin system RelE/ParE family toxin — its product is MQYKIEIRPLAAMEIIEAYDWYQEQKSGLGAEFLAELDQFYDTLYRNPQTYSYYDKPVRQGKVNRFPYTVAYEIFDTTIVIYSVFMYRQNPDKKRIK
- a CDS encoding Gfo/Idh/MocA family protein; protein product: MHTRRKFIREMSLSALGLYTVNNWPATASPFSVVNNEGPVLKVALMGLGGYATRVAEAMQQCKRAKITGLVSGTPEKLKSWGEKYAVPEKNRYNYENADAIKNNPDIDAVYVITPNALHHDLVIRMAGAGKHVICEKPMGLNAREGKEMVAACKKAGKKLLVGYRMHFEPATLEVIRMRNAGEFGTLRFFQGLCGFRIGDPTQWRLNKALAGGGALMDIGIYALNGARYMVGEEPVWVTAQETKTDPVKFKEGVDETITFQLGFPGGIMASCLSTYNMNNLDRFFLDGDNGFAELQPAAGYGPVKGRTHKGPLQVQATLPQQTIQMDAMAAILLDGTDPVVPVDGEEAVRDLVIIDAIYQAAKTGEKIKLG